In one Silene latifolia isolate original U9 population chromosome 10, ASM4854445v1, whole genome shotgun sequence genomic region, the following are encoded:
- the LOC141608861 gene encoding uncharacterized protein LOC141608861, with protein sequence MAPGGSRQRGGYSEGGSSSREQEEDVDRSTTEVSEEEEEVAIPRHTDNRMILDPNGLCSSYEEYTKYRNSPEFKEASARNKINRKGGDKDAEVEPTHYGGSQSFHDRVVLDTKKNKGKVPTIVDLFVDTHAKKTSKGKLIFAKEKDQQLYEQFLVRRKNNPEIDDNELWFDLVEGFQRGDVYGAGSAKEIFYPPTRRRGSISSQQQPYTPSVVSVLQAQLAAKERQDAERERRDAERDAEIRRMKEEMERMNSFFANCNTGWRPQPKDPRDPNHGGGSGAGASFPVS encoded by the exons ATGGCTCCTGGAGGAAGTAGGCAGCGCGGAGGCTATAGTGAGGGAGGTAGTAGCTCCCGAGAGCAGGAGGAGGACGTTGACCGTTCTACTACGGAggtgagtgaggaggaggaggaggttgctaTACCCCGACATACTGACAACAGGATGATCCTTGATCCGAATGGTCTttg ttcgtcatatgaggaatataccaagtaccggaacagtcctgagttcaaggaagcatcggcccggaacaagatcaacaggaaaggaggagataaggatgcggaagttgagcctactcattatggagggtctcaatcttttcatgatcgtgtggtattagat accaagaagaataagggtaaggtacccacgattgttgatctctttgttgacactcacgcaaagaagacaagcaagggcaagttgatcttcgcgaaggaaaaagatcaacagttatat gaacaattccttgtccgtaggaagaacaacccggaaattgatgacaatgagctatggtttgatcttgttgaggggttccaaagaggagatgtgtatggagccgggtcggcaaaggagattttctaccctcctacaagaagaagagggtcaatttcctcccaacaacaaccttataccccaagtgtcgtgagtgtgctccaagctcaattagccgccaaggagaggcaggatgccgagagggagaggcgggatgccgagagagatgctgaaattcggaggatgaaggaggaaatggaacggatgaactccttcttcgccaattgcaacactgggtggcgcccgcaaccaaaggatcctagagatcctaatcatggaggtggtagtggagcgggagcaagtttcccTGTTTCGTAG